In Pedobacter sp. WC2423, the following are encoded in one genomic region:
- a CDS encoding tetratricopeptide repeat protein, translating to MDDKELKKKLSEARKNREYGQFPEALAILHQISNEFPNNAQYRYLLAATYYESWNTDAALKHAGEALSIDANHKQTYELLGDIYAKQNDTEKAIANYERAYQLDSQYLFVEEKLIKIYFKAENYEGVIHICDNLMSHVPIDKSTAKSRALTSVYLSTLLHKSYGFVYLKKYEEAIAGLLHRRKMNIELGLPTYAGQYKDDDESIFKMYYKLGNTEEINQYRELLKREYKISDEEIKILEEDAKGDIIINRQKYNIPW from the coding sequence ATGGATGACAAAGAATTAAAGAAAAAATTAAGCGAAGCACGTAAAAACAGGGAATATGGCCAATTCCCAGAAGCCTTGGCTATCTTACATCAGATCAGTAATGAATTCCCAAATAATGCGCAATACCGTTATCTATTGGCAGCTACTTATTATGAAAGCTGGAATACCGATGCTGCTTTAAAACATGCTGGTGAAGCACTGTCTATCGACGCTAACCATAAGCAAACCTACGAATTGCTGGGAGATATATATGCTAAGCAAAATGATACGGAAAAGGCAATTGCAAATTACGAAAGAGCTTATCAATTAGATTCGCAATATCTTTTTGTTGAAGAGAAGTTGATAAAAATATATTTCAAAGCCGAAAATTATGAAGGAGTAATTCATATATGCGATAATTTAATGAGCCATGTCCCAATAGATAAATCTACAGCCAAATCCCGCGCTTTAACATCTGTTTATCTGAGTACTCTCTTGCATAAAAGCTATGGATTTGTATATCTGAAAAAGTATGAAGAAGCCATAGCGGGATTGCTACATCGCAGGAAAATGAACATTGAACTCGGCCTTCCGACTTATGCGGGGCAATATAAAGATGATGATGAATCTATTTTTAAAATGTATTATAAACTGGGTAATACAGAGGAAATTAATCAATACCGTGAATTGTTAAAACGAGAATATAAAATTAGTGACGAAGAGATTAAGATCTTAGAAGAAGACGCAAAAGGCGACATTATTATAAACCGGCAAAAGTATAACATACCTTGGTAG